One part of the Pecten maximus chromosome 1, xPecMax1.1, whole genome shotgun sequence genome encodes these proteins:
- the LOC117329497 gene encoding CCR4-NOT transcription complex subunit 3-like isoform X1 codes for MADRRKLQGEIDRCLKKVGEGVETFEDIWNKISLQVHNAANTNQKEKYEADLKREIKKLQRLRDQIKTWCASSDIKDKRILVENRKLIETQMERFKIVERETKTKAYSKEGLGAAAKMDPIAKEKGEVVNWLSTTIESLQKQLEQFESRIEQLSSKKKKMDKDTQDQYDDLRAAQDRHKFHIKKLETIMRMVDNDALPLDQIKKIKDDVEYYLEYNQEPDFEENEFLYDDLDLDDLGSQVLASSPPNDDSILDKLSSTPTSTNSSSPSPSPSLSMNHSKDKYEEMDRKRHKSQNEDKQKATIIVTSSMSSPSSTNSSSSSSVTVNKVPTTPTKMFPGNSIANAESNHRPSSTPPLTAYNVAAAGSQQNNSAGLSFPRLFNNSVWQRNLAAMKLSYLSDRFSRAETKNQAPLDHINSTISSVPVTSNSTITNSVSSTGNPVLPAVPIPMISNSVMSTSPNTIVSNSATSSSLMTSFQPNSVSVKPEMQVVMNGPLSAVGPLLKGVTENDIESMSSLKSIAQQAVLDAGLENRIPTTHTTTTLDGRVHAPFNNSTSTSSQVAAPQPTSPSPSSSSDQSQQAQTTTIHLNPLLGVAPLGPVPLTREHFYQLTMLEAAHHHFPHPSDSERIRHYLPRNPCPTPSYYPQLSPPHTDSVDYFQRLSTESLFFIFYYMEGTKAQYLAAKALKKQSWRFHTKYMMWFQRHEEPKTITEDFEQGTYIYFDYEKWAQRKKEGFTFEYRYLEDRDLN; via the exons ATGGCTGATAGGCGAAAGCTACAAG GAGAAATAGACAGATGTCTAAAGAAAGTGGGCGAAGGTGTTGAAACTTTTGAAGACATCTggaataag ATATCCTTGCAGGTGCATAATGCTGCAAACACAAATCAAAAAGAGAAATATGAAGCTGATCTTAAGCGTGAGATTAAAAAGCTTCAA CGGTTGCGGGACCAGATTAAAACATGGTGTGCCAGCAGTGACATCAAAGATAAACGAATACTGGTGGAAAACCGAAAGTTGATTGAAACT CAAATGGAGAGGTTCAAGATTGTTGAAAGAGAGACAAAAACAAAAGCCTACTCAAAGGAAGGCTTAGGGGCTGCTGCAAAAATGGATCCTATTGCAAAAGAAAAGGGAGAAGTTGTAAATTGGCTTTCA ACAACAATTGAGTCCTTACAGAAACAGCTTGAGCAATTTGAAAGTCGAATAGAGCAGCTGTCATcgaaaaagaagaaaatggaTAAAGAT ACACAAGATCAGTATGATGATTTGCGAGCTGCACAAGATCGACACAAGTTCCATATAAAGAAGTTAGAAACAATCATGAGGATGGTGGACAATGATGCACTACCACTAGACCAA ATTAAAAAGATCAAAGATGATGTGGAATACTATCTTGAATACAACCAAGAACCAGATTTTGAGGAGAACGAATTTCTTTATGATGATTTAGATCTTGATGATCTAG GTTCACAAGTGCTGGCATCTTCACCGCCAAATGATGATAGCATATTGGATAAATTATCAAGTACGCCAACATCAACAAACTCCAGTTCTCCTTCACCTAGTCCTAGTCTTTCGATGAATCATTCCAAG GACAAGTATGAAGAGATGGACAGGAAAAGGCACAAATCCCAAAATGAAGAC AAACAAAAAGCAACAATAATTGTAACATCGTCCATGTCATCACCCTCATCAACAAACTCATCCTCATCATCAAGTGTAACTGTCAACAAAGTACCTACAACTCCTACAAAGATGTTTCCAGG GAATTCAATTGCCAATGCAGAAAGCAATCATCGTCCAAGTTCAACACCGCCATTGACAGCATACAATGTTGCAGCAGCAGGGTCCCAGCAAAACAATAGTGCAG GTCTATCTTTCCCACGACTTTTCAACAATTCTGTGTGGCAGCGCAATTTAGCTGCCATGAAGCTATCATACTTGTCTGATCGTTTTAGTCGAGCTG AAACAAAGAATCAAGCCCCACTTGACCATATTAATTCTACAATAAGTAGTGTGCCAGTGACATCAAACTCAACAATAACAAACTCTGTCTCTTCAACTGGAAATCCCGTCTTACCAGCTGTACCGATCCCTATGATATCAAACAGTGTTATGTCAACTTCTCCTAACACGATTGTGTCAAATAGTGCAACAAGTAGTTCCTTAATGACTTCTTTTCAACCCAACTCGGTGTCTGTCAAACCTGAGATGCAAGTTGTAATGAATGGACCGCTTAGTGCTGTTGGACCATTACTAAAAGGTGTTACAGAGAATGATATT GAGTCTATGTCATCATTAAAGTCAATAGCGCAACAGGCTGTGTTAGATGCAGGTCTAGAAAACAGGATTCCAACAACGCACACAACAACAACATTAGATGGAAGAG TACATGCACCATTCAACAATTCAACATCTACGTCATCCCAGGTGGCAGCACCTCAGCCCACCTCCCCATCACCATCATCGTCTTCAGACCAGTCACAGCAAGCACAGACCACGACAATACACCTCAATCCTCTATTGGGTGTGGCGCCCTTAGGCCCTGTGCCACTCACTAGGGAACACTTCTACCAACTAACGATGTTAGAAGCAGCACATCACCACTTTCCACACCCGTCGGACTCCGAAAGAATCAG GCATTACTTACCACGTAATCCATGCCCGACTCCTTCATACTACCCACAACTCTCTCCACCCCATACGGACTCGGTGGACTATTTTCAACGATTATCAACAGAATCATTATTCTTTATTTTCTACTACATGGAG GGTACAAAGGCTCAATATCTGGCAGCAAAAGCTCTTAAAAAGCAGTCGTGGCGGTTTCATACAAAGTATATGATGTGGTTTCAGCGACACGAAGAACCAAAGACAATTACAGAAGACTTTGAACAG ggCACATATATCTACTTCGATTATGAGAAATGGGCCCAGAGAAAAAAAGAAGGGTTTACCTTTGAATACCGGTATTTGGAGGATCGAGATTTGAACTAA
- the LOC117329497 gene encoding CCR4-NOT transcription complex subunit 3-like isoform X2 codes for MADRRKLQGEIDRCLKKVGEGVETFEDIWNKISLQVHNAANTNQKEKYEADLKREIKKLQRLRDQIKTWCASSDIKDKRILVENRKLIETQMERFKIVERETKTKAYSKEGLGAAAKMDPIAKEKGEVVNWLSTTIESLQKQLEQFESRIEQLSSKKKKMDKDTQDQYDDLRAAQDRHKFHIKKLETIMRMVDNDALPLDQIKKIKDDVEYYLEYNQEPDFEENEFLYDDLDLDDLGSQVLASSPPNDDSILDKLSSTPTSTNSSSPSPSPSLSMNHSKDKYEEMDRKRHKSQNEDTLQFSFSNVWNSIANAESNHRPSSTPPLTAYNVAAAGSQQNNSAGLSFPRLFNNSVWQRNLAAMKLSYLSDRFSRAETKNQAPLDHINSTISSVPVTSNSTITNSVSSTGNPVLPAVPIPMISNSVMSTSPNTIVSNSATSSSLMTSFQPNSVSVKPEMQVVMNGPLSAVGPLLKGVTENDIESMSSLKSIAQQAVLDAGLENRIPTTHTTTTLDGRVHAPFNNSTSTSSQVAAPQPTSPSPSSSSDQSQQAQTTTIHLNPLLGVAPLGPVPLTREHFYQLTMLEAAHHHFPHPSDSERIRHYLPRNPCPTPSYYPQLSPPHTDSVDYFQRLSTESLFFIFYYMEGTKAQYLAAKALKKQSWRFHTKYMMWFQRHEEPKTITEDFEQGTYIYFDYEKWAQRKKEGFTFEYRYLEDRDLN; via the exons ATGGCTGATAGGCGAAAGCTACAAG GAGAAATAGACAGATGTCTAAAGAAAGTGGGCGAAGGTGTTGAAACTTTTGAAGACATCTggaataag ATATCCTTGCAGGTGCATAATGCTGCAAACACAAATCAAAAAGAGAAATATGAAGCTGATCTTAAGCGTGAGATTAAAAAGCTTCAA CGGTTGCGGGACCAGATTAAAACATGGTGTGCCAGCAGTGACATCAAAGATAAACGAATACTGGTGGAAAACCGAAAGTTGATTGAAACT CAAATGGAGAGGTTCAAGATTGTTGAAAGAGAGACAAAAACAAAAGCCTACTCAAAGGAAGGCTTAGGGGCTGCTGCAAAAATGGATCCTATTGCAAAAGAAAAGGGAGAAGTTGTAAATTGGCTTTCA ACAACAATTGAGTCCTTACAGAAACAGCTTGAGCAATTTGAAAGTCGAATAGAGCAGCTGTCATcgaaaaagaagaaaatggaTAAAGAT ACACAAGATCAGTATGATGATTTGCGAGCTGCACAAGATCGACACAAGTTCCATATAAAGAAGTTAGAAACAATCATGAGGATGGTGGACAATGATGCACTACCACTAGACCAA ATTAAAAAGATCAAAGATGATGTGGAATACTATCTTGAATACAACCAAGAACCAGATTTTGAGGAGAACGAATTTCTTTATGATGATTTAGATCTTGATGATCTAG GTTCACAAGTGCTGGCATCTTCACCGCCAAATGATGATAGCATATTGGATAAATTATCAAGTACGCCAACATCAACAAACTCCAGTTCTCCTTCACCTAGTCCTAGTCTTTCGATGAATCATTCCAAG GACAAGTATGAAGAGATGGACAGGAAAAGGCACAAATCCCAAAATGAAGAC ACTTTGCAGTTTAGCTTTTCTAATGTCTG GAATTCAATTGCCAATGCAGAAAGCAATCATCGTCCAAGTTCAACACCGCCATTGACAGCATACAATGTTGCAGCAGCAGGGTCCCAGCAAAACAATAGTGCAG GTCTATCTTTCCCACGACTTTTCAACAATTCTGTGTGGCAGCGCAATTTAGCTGCCATGAAGCTATCATACTTGTCTGATCGTTTTAGTCGAGCTG AAACAAAGAATCAAGCCCCACTTGACCATATTAATTCTACAATAAGTAGTGTGCCAGTGACATCAAACTCAACAATAACAAACTCTGTCTCTTCAACTGGAAATCCCGTCTTACCAGCTGTACCGATCCCTATGATATCAAACAGTGTTATGTCAACTTCTCCTAACACGATTGTGTCAAATAGTGCAACAAGTAGTTCCTTAATGACTTCTTTTCAACCCAACTCGGTGTCTGTCAAACCTGAGATGCAAGTTGTAATGAATGGACCGCTTAGTGCTGTTGGACCATTACTAAAAGGTGTTACAGAGAATGATATT GAGTCTATGTCATCATTAAAGTCAATAGCGCAACAGGCTGTGTTAGATGCAGGTCTAGAAAACAGGATTCCAACAACGCACACAACAACAACATTAGATGGAAGAG TACATGCACCATTCAACAATTCAACATCTACGTCATCCCAGGTGGCAGCACCTCAGCCCACCTCCCCATCACCATCATCGTCTTCAGACCAGTCACAGCAAGCACAGACCACGACAATACACCTCAATCCTCTATTGGGTGTGGCGCCCTTAGGCCCTGTGCCACTCACTAGGGAACACTTCTACCAACTAACGATGTTAGAAGCAGCACATCACCACTTTCCACACCCGTCGGACTCCGAAAGAATCAG GCATTACTTACCACGTAATCCATGCCCGACTCCTTCATACTACCCACAACTCTCTCCACCCCATACGGACTCGGTGGACTATTTTCAACGATTATCAACAGAATCATTATTCTTTATTTTCTACTACATGGAG GGTACAAAGGCTCAATATCTGGCAGCAAAAGCTCTTAAAAAGCAGTCGTGGCGGTTTCATACAAAGTATATGATGTGGTTTCAGCGACACGAAGAACCAAAGACAATTACAGAAGACTTTGAACAG ggCACATATATCTACTTCGATTATGAGAAATGGGCCCAGAGAAAAAAAGAAGGGTTTACCTTTGAATACCGGTATTTGGAGGATCGAGATTTGAACTAA
- the LOC117329497 gene encoding CCR4-NOT transcription complex subunit 3-like isoform X3 — protein MADRRKLQGEIDRCLKKVGEGVETFEDIWNKISLQVHNAANTNQKEKYEADLKREIKKLQRLRDQIKTWCASSDIKDKRILVENRKLIETQMERFKIVERETKTKAYSKEGLGAAAKMDPIAKEKGEVVNWLSTTIESLQKQLEQFESRIEQLSSKKKKMDKDTQDQYDDLRAAQDRHKFHIKKLETIMRMVDNDALPLDQIKKIKDDVEYYLEYNQEPDFEENEFLYDDLDLDDLGSQVLASSPPNDDSILDKLSSTPTSTNSSSPSPSPSLSMNHSKDKYEEMDRKRHKSQNEDKQKATIIVTSSMSSPSSTNSSSSSSVTVNKVPTTPTKMFPGNSIANAESNHRPSSTPPLTAYNVAAAGSQQNNSAETKNQAPLDHINSTISSVPVTSNSTITNSVSSTGNPVLPAVPIPMISNSVMSTSPNTIVSNSATSSSLMTSFQPNSVSVKPEMQVVMNGPLSAVGPLLKGVTENDIESMSSLKSIAQQAVLDAGLENRIPTTHTTTTLDGRVHAPFNNSTSTSSQVAAPQPTSPSPSSSSDQSQQAQTTTIHLNPLLGVAPLGPVPLTREHFYQLTMLEAAHHHFPHPSDSERIRHYLPRNPCPTPSYYPQLSPPHTDSVDYFQRLSTESLFFIFYYMEGTKAQYLAAKALKKQSWRFHTKYMMWFQRHEEPKTITEDFEQGTYIYFDYEKWAQRKKEGFTFEYRYLEDRDLN, from the exons ATGGCTGATAGGCGAAAGCTACAAG GAGAAATAGACAGATGTCTAAAGAAAGTGGGCGAAGGTGTTGAAACTTTTGAAGACATCTggaataag ATATCCTTGCAGGTGCATAATGCTGCAAACACAAATCAAAAAGAGAAATATGAAGCTGATCTTAAGCGTGAGATTAAAAAGCTTCAA CGGTTGCGGGACCAGATTAAAACATGGTGTGCCAGCAGTGACATCAAAGATAAACGAATACTGGTGGAAAACCGAAAGTTGATTGAAACT CAAATGGAGAGGTTCAAGATTGTTGAAAGAGAGACAAAAACAAAAGCCTACTCAAAGGAAGGCTTAGGGGCTGCTGCAAAAATGGATCCTATTGCAAAAGAAAAGGGAGAAGTTGTAAATTGGCTTTCA ACAACAATTGAGTCCTTACAGAAACAGCTTGAGCAATTTGAAAGTCGAATAGAGCAGCTGTCATcgaaaaagaagaaaatggaTAAAGAT ACACAAGATCAGTATGATGATTTGCGAGCTGCACAAGATCGACACAAGTTCCATATAAAGAAGTTAGAAACAATCATGAGGATGGTGGACAATGATGCACTACCACTAGACCAA ATTAAAAAGATCAAAGATGATGTGGAATACTATCTTGAATACAACCAAGAACCAGATTTTGAGGAGAACGAATTTCTTTATGATGATTTAGATCTTGATGATCTAG GTTCACAAGTGCTGGCATCTTCACCGCCAAATGATGATAGCATATTGGATAAATTATCAAGTACGCCAACATCAACAAACTCCAGTTCTCCTTCACCTAGTCCTAGTCTTTCGATGAATCATTCCAAG GACAAGTATGAAGAGATGGACAGGAAAAGGCACAAATCCCAAAATGAAGAC AAACAAAAAGCAACAATAATTGTAACATCGTCCATGTCATCACCCTCATCAACAAACTCATCCTCATCATCAAGTGTAACTGTCAACAAAGTACCTACAACTCCTACAAAGATGTTTCCAGG GAATTCAATTGCCAATGCAGAAAGCAATCATCGTCCAAGTTCAACACCGCCATTGACAGCATACAATGTTGCAGCAGCAGGGTCCCAGCAAAACAATAGTGCAG AAACAAAGAATCAAGCCCCACTTGACCATATTAATTCTACAATAAGTAGTGTGCCAGTGACATCAAACTCAACAATAACAAACTCTGTCTCTTCAACTGGAAATCCCGTCTTACCAGCTGTACCGATCCCTATGATATCAAACAGTGTTATGTCAACTTCTCCTAACACGATTGTGTCAAATAGTGCAACAAGTAGTTCCTTAATGACTTCTTTTCAACCCAACTCGGTGTCTGTCAAACCTGAGATGCAAGTTGTAATGAATGGACCGCTTAGTGCTGTTGGACCATTACTAAAAGGTGTTACAGAGAATGATATT GAGTCTATGTCATCATTAAAGTCAATAGCGCAACAGGCTGTGTTAGATGCAGGTCTAGAAAACAGGATTCCAACAACGCACACAACAACAACATTAGATGGAAGAG TACATGCACCATTCAACAATTCAACATCTACGTCATCCCAGGTGGCAGCACCTCAGCCCACCTCCCCATCACCATCATCGTCTTCAGACCAGTCACAGCAAGCACAGACCACGACAATACACCTCAATCCTCTATTGGGTGTGGCGCCCTTAGGCCCTGTGCCACTCACTAGGGAACACTTCTACCAACTAACGATGTTAGAAGCAGCACATCACCACTTTCCACACCCGTCGGACTCCGAAAGAATCAG GCATTACTTACCACGTAATCCATGCCCGACTCCTTCATACTACCCACAACTCTCTCCACCCCATACGGACTCGGTGGACTATTTTCAACGATTATCAACAGAATCATTATTCTTTATTTTCTACTACATGGAG GGTACAAAGGCTCAATATCTGGCAGCAAAAGCTCTTAAAAAGCAGTCGTGGCGGTTTCATACAAAGTATATGATGTGGTTTCAGCGACACGAAGAACCAAAGACAATTACAGAAGACTTTGAACAG ggCACATATATCTACTTCGATTATGAGAAATGGGCCCAGAGAAAAAAAGAAGGGTTTACCTTTGAATACCGGTATTTGGAGGATCGAGATTTGAACTAA